A window of Octopus sinensis linkage group LG29, ASM634580v1, whole genome shotgun sequence contains these coding sequences:
- the LOC115226141 gene encoding acyl-coenzyme A amino acid N-acyltransferase 1-like: protein MAVRVECYPEEALIDQVISIQVLNLVPCSSVTVSAWVEQNGKHFGSYGHYTASENGRVDLSKECAEPSGMYVGVESMGLFWSMVSVPGQRSGQRLFQSEASKPLAFEIRVYEGRLSWDDLWVEAFEDESGIKVGCSEEKLLARKIVLRSYKGPDVSRIVVETGRIRGTLFIPAGLRHGETRPGVIDMFGSRGGLLEMRAALLASHGFVAMALGYFLYKDLPTELSFEYEYFEEAAQWLQSQPNVAPGGIGMVGVSLGAQISVYMGLNCPLVKSAIGIGHPPTFGVGTKFTKAGQIVPSQSLQNIVIVNHKDDMKSMQMDFELEKYFSFNTSHTSPLLFIVGSEDTMVKASDVTKWLDTLSDSDRSMVEVAVYQGAGHLIEPPHAPLCAISYHKSLRGLMNYGGTTKPHAVAQEESWKRIRDFLWNTLGKRYTKCRL, encoded by the coding sequence ATGGCTGTGCGAGTAGAGTGTTATCCTGAAGAAGCTCTTATCGACCAAGTAATCTCTATTCAGGTATTGAACCTGGTACCCTGTAGTTCGGTCACCGTCAGTGCCTGGGTAGAGCAGAATGGTAAACACTTTGGTTCATATGGCCATTACACAGCTTCAGAGAATGGTCGTGTAGATTTGAGCAAAGAGTGTGCAGaaccttctggcatgtatgttgGTGTGGAGTCCATGGGGCTTTTCTGGAGCATGGTGTCTGTCCCGGGACAGCGGAGTGGTCAGCGACTTTTCCAGAGTGAAGCGAGTAAACCTCTCGCTTTTGAGATACGTGTGTATGAAGGTCGGTTGTCTTGGGATGATCTGTGGGTGGAGGCGTTTGAAGATGAGAGTGGTATAAAGGTTGGTTGCAGTGAGGAGAAACTCCTGGCTAGGAAGATAGTCCTGCGCTCGTATAAGGGTCCGGATGTGAGTCGAATTGTGGTGGAAACAGGACGTATCCGAGGAACACTGTTTATCCCGGCTGGCTTGCGGCATGGCGAGACACGTCCTGGGGTGATTGATATGTTTGGTTCCCGTGGTGGGTTGCTAGAAATGAGGGCTGCACTTCTTGCGTCCCATGGGTTTGTTGCCATGGCCCTGGGTTATTTCCTGTACAAAGATCTGCCGACTGAATTAAGCTTTGAATATGAGTACTTTGAGGAAGCAGCGCAATGGTTGCAGAGCCAACCTAATGTGGCCCCTGGTGGAATTGGCATGGTTGGTGTGTCACTTGGGGCACAGATCAGCGTCTACATGGGGCTAAACTGTCCACTTGTGAAATCAGCCATTGGTATAGGCCATCCACCGACATTCGGCGTCGGGACAAAATTTACAAAGGCTGGACAAATCGTCCCTTCCCAGAGTTTACAGAACATAGTTATAGTGAACCACAAGGATGATATGAAATCAATGCAAATGGATTTTGAACTAGAGAAGTACTTCTCATTTAATACCAGTCATACGTCCCCTTTACTGTTCATCGTTGGCTCGGAGGACACGATGGTAAAGGCATCCGATGTTACCAAGTGGTTAGACACCTTGAGTGACTCTGACCGGTCAATGGTAGAAGTGGCCGTTTACCAAGGTGCTGGTCATCTCATAGAACCACCCCATGCCCCACTCTGCGCTATCTCATATCACAAGTCGCTTAGAGGGTTAATGAATTACGGCGGCACGACTAAGCCGCATGCTGTGGCACAGGAGGAGTCGTGGAAACGGATAAGAGACTTTTTGTGGAATACACTTGGGAAAAGGTACACTAAATGCCGTTTgtga